One genomic window of Ornithorhynchus anatinus isolate Pmale09 chromosome 10, mOrnAna1.pri.v4, whole genome shotgun sequence includes the following:
- the PRPH gene encoding LOW QUALITY PROTEIN: peripherin (The sequence of the model RefSeq protein was modified relative to this genomic sequence to represent the inferred CDS: deleted 2 bases in 2 codons): MSHASSLRASSTSTSYRRTFGAPPSLSPGSFSYSSGSRYSSRLLSSPSPGSSGRPGGLRGPRAGFASLRLPSERLDFSLAEALNQEFLATRSNEKQELQELNDRFASFIEKVRFLEQQNAALRGELSQARGQEPARADQLCQQELRDLRRQLEALGRRAADPRAAGGDGLAEDWPALKQRMEEEVHKREDAESNLVLFRKDVDDATLSRLELERKIESLLDEIEFLKKLHEEELRDLQVSLENQQVQVEVEATVKPELTAALRDIRTQYETIAVKNLQEAEDWYKSKYADLSDVANRNHEALRQAKQEMNESRRQVQSLTCEVDGLRGTNEALLRQLRELEEQFAVEAGGYQAGAARLEDELRQLKEEMARHLREYQELLNVKMALDIEIATLPQATGGEESRISVPVHSFASFSMKTSVSEAEPSPDIHSRKMVLIKTIETRDGEQVVTESHKEQRSELDKASAHSY, translated from the exons ATGAGTCACGCCTCGAGCCTGCGGGCCAGCTCCACGTCCACCTCGTACCGCCGCACCTTCGGGGCGCCGCCCTCCCTGTCCCCGGGCTCCTTCTCCTACTCGTCGGGCTCCCGCTACTCGAGCCGCCTGCTGAGCTCCCCGTCCCCGGGCTCGTCGGGCCGTCCGGGCGGCCTCCGGGGCCCGCGGGCCGGGTTCGCCTCGCTGCGCCTGCCCTCGGAGCGCCTGGACTTCTCGCTGGCCGAGGCCCTCAACCAGGAGTTCCTGGCCACGCGCAGCAACGAGAagcaggagctgcaggagctCAACGACCGGTTCGCCAGCTTCATCGAGAAGGTGCGCTTCCTGGAGCAGCAGAACGCCGCCCTGCGCGGGGAGCTGAGCCAGGCGCGGGGCCAGGAGCCCGCCCGAGCCGACCAGCTCTGCCAGCAGGAGCTGCGGGACCTCAGGCGCCAGCTCGAGGCCCTGGGCCGCAGAGCGGCGGACCCGCGTGCAGCTGGAGGGGACGGCCTGGCCGAGGACTGGCCCGCCCTCAAGCAGAG gatggaggaggaggtccACAAACGCGAAGATGCCGAGAGTAACCTGGTGCTGTTCCgcaag GATGTGGACGATGCGACGCTGTCCCGCTTGGAACTGGAGCGCAAGATCGAATCTCTGTTGGACGAGATCGagttcctcaagaaacttcatgAGGAG gagctGCGAGACCTGCAGGTGAGCCTGGAGAACCAGcaggtgcaggtggaggtggaggccaCGGTGAAGCCGGAGCTGACGGCGGCCCTGAGGGACATCCGCACGCAGTACGAGACCATTGCCGTCAAGAACCTGCAGGAGGCCGAGGACTGGTACAAGTCCAAG TATGCTGACCTGTCGGATGTGGCCAATCGGAACCACGAGGCTCTTCGCCAGGCCAAGCAGGAGATGAACGAATCCCGGCGGCAGGTCCAGAGTCTGACCTGTGAGGTGGACGGGCTGCGTGGGACC aATGAGGCCCTGCTGCGGCAGCTGCGGGAGCTGGAGGAGCAGTTTGCCGTGGAGGCGGGGGGCTACCAGGCGGGGGCGGCTCGGTTGGAGGACGAACTGAGGCAGCTCAAAGAGGAGATGGCCCGGCACCTGCGCGAATACCAGGAGCTG CTCAACGTCAAGATGGCG CTGGACATTGAAATCGCCACCCTACCGCAAGCtactggaggggaggagagcag gATCTCCGTGCCGGTGCACTCCTTCGCCTCCTTCAGCATGAAGACTTCTG TGTCTGAGGCTGAGCCCTCTCCGGACATTCACAGCCGCAAGATGGTCCTGATCAAAACCATCGAGACGCGGGATGGGGAG cagGTGGTGACGGAGTCCCACAAGGAGCAGAGGAGTGAACTGGACAAAGCTTCCGCTCACAGCTACTGA